One Novosphingobium sp. G106 DNA segment encodes these proteins:
- a CDS encoding Gfo/Idh/MocA family protein — protein MTLDNSAANPALRAIVVGTGFGCRIQVPALRAAGFDVVGLVGTDRARTSARAAINQVPNSFTDLTEAIAHTGAGTVAIAAPPYEHSALSLDALALGCHVLCEKPFVTSVGEAQTLLDAAVTAGKVHMLGHEFRFVPQRALVARAIAQGLIGEPRFASLVGFGGYVRDFASDLPRWWFDPAMGGGWLGASGSHIIDQIRTEIGEFASVSADLTKVCDAAERIEDSFVVRFRLVNGVSGIMQQTSGALGPATGLYRVAGTKGTLWTEGEAVWLANMEGARELTVPADLALPTVTEPLLDPRHESTEWQFLTSHEIAPYTRLCEVLRARIEGKCSPSPAAPATFADGLACMKVIDAIRESAKKRRTPRHHKLN, from the coding sequence ATGACATTAGATAATTCCGCCGCGAATCCTGCGCTGCGCGCGATAGTCGTCGGCACGGGCTTCGGGTGCAGAATCCAGGTTCCGGCCCTGCGCGCAGCGGGTTTCGACGTGGTGGGCCTCGTCGGCACCGACCGCGCGCGAACCTCCGCTCGCGCGGCCATCAACCAAGTCCCCAATTCGTTCACTGACCTCACAGAGGCAATAGCGCATACTGGCGCCGGCACCGTTGCGATCGCCGCGCCGCCGTATGAACACTCGGCGCTTTCGCTCGATGCGTTGGCGCTCGGCTGCCACGTCCTGTGCGAGAAGCCTTTCGTCACCAGCGTAGGCGAAGCACAAACCTTGCTCGACGCGGCGGTGACTGCAGGCAAGGTGCACATGCTTGGCCACGAGTTTCGCTTCGTCCCGCAACGCGCGCTCGTTGCCCGCGCGATTGCTCAGGGCCTGATCGGCGAGCCCCGCTTTGCATCGCTCGTCGGCTTTGGCGGCTACGTAAGGGATTTTGCTTCCGACTTGCCGCGCTGGTGGTTCGATCCTGCAATGGGGGGAGGCTGGCTCGGCGCGTCGGGGTCGCACATCATCGATCAGATCCGCACCGAGATCGGCGAATTCGCCTCAGTGAGCGCCGACTTGACGAAAGTGTGCGATGCAGCTGAGCGAATAGAAGACTCCTTCGTGGTGCGCTTTCGGCTGGTCAACGGCGTGTCGGGTATCATGCAGCAGACCTCGGGCGCGTTGGGACCAGCGACCGGCCTTTACCGCGTCGCCGGCACCAAAGGAACACTGTGGACCGAGGGTGAAGCGGTGTGGCTCGCCAACATGGAAGGCGCGCGCGAGCTAACCGTTCCCGCCGATCTCGCCCTGCCGACAGTGACTGAGCCCCTTCTGGATCCTCGTCACGAAAGCACCGAATGGCAGTTCCTCACTTCGCACGAGATCGCTCCCTATACGCGGCTCTGCGAGGTGCTGCGAGCGCGGATCGAAGGCAAGTGCTCTCCCAGTCCGGCGGCACCGGCAACCTTCGCTGATGGCCTTGCCTGCATGAAGGTCATTGATGCGATCCGGGAGTCTGCGAAAAAAAGACGGACTCCGCGTCACCATAAATTGAATTGA
- a CDS encoding alcohol dehydrogenase catalytic domain-containing protein — MKAAVFKGPNRAQALQIETLQDPVPGPSDLLVKVGRCGICGTDLHMTSGHGWDFPVGSVLGHEFAGEVVAVGRDVERHRVGDRVSGMAKAGCGACEACFRGLPLFCPNGAMTLGGGFGEYVRIHDRAATRLPATLSLADGALVEPLAIGMHGVAMANMRLGARVLVIGAGSVGLATIFWARRLGAGRIVAASRSVARSPMALAMGADVFVQTGPDEVGEVIEALGNSPEIVFECVGALGLLEQSINHVAVFGQVVSLGFCTSPDAVVPATAAFKQVRISFPLTYSPEEFERVADIMLAGKVDPKMMITSEVSLDDLPATFEQLRSSNDQTKVHVVM, encoded by the coding sequence ATGAAGGCGGCGGTGTTCAAGGGGCCCAACCGTGCCCAGGCCCTCCAAATCGAGACGCTACAGGACCCTGTACCAGGGCCGAGCGATCTATTGGTCAAGGTCGGCCGCTGCGGAATATGCGGGACGGATTTGCATATGACCTCAGGACATGGCTGGGACTTCCCGGTGGGATCTGTACTCGGTCATGAATTTGCAGGCGAAGTTGTTGCGGTCGGCAGGGACGTTGAACGCCATCGCGTAGGAGACCGGGTCAGCGGAATGGCCAAGGCGGGCTGCGGTGCTTGCGAAGCCTGTTTTCGCGGTTTGCCGTTGTTCTGTCCAAATGGCGCGATGACTTTGGGCGGTGGCTTCGGCGAATACGTGCGCATCCACGATCGGGCCGCGACGCGCCTTCCAGCGACCCTTTCGCTTGCCGATGGCGCGCTTGTCGAGCCGCTGGCGATCGGCATGCATGGCGTCGCCATGGCCAATATGCGGCTCGGTGCGAGAGTGCTCGTTATCGGGGCAGGATCCGTGGGCCTCGCGACCATTTTCTGGGCTCGGCGTCTCGGAGCGGGTCGTATCGTCGCCGCATCACGCTCGGTAGCCAGGTCGCCGATGGCATTGGCTATGGGTGCCGACGTATTCGTACAGACCGGCCCTGACGAAGTGGGAGAAGTCATCGAAGCACTGGGGAACTCCCCTGAGATCGTTTTCGAATGCGTTGGCGCGCTCGGCCTCCTCGAGCAGTCCATCAACCACGTCGCCGTGTTCGGGCAAGTGGTGTCGCTCGGCTTCTGCACGTCTCCCGACGCAGTCGTTCCCGCCACAGCGGCCTTCAAGCAGGTCCGAATTAGCTTTCCGCTCACCTACTCGCCCGAGGAGTTCGAGCGGGTCGCGGACATCATGCTGGCGGGCAAAGTAGACCCGAAGATGATGATCACCTCCGAGGTCAGCCTCGACGACCTGCCCGCGACGTTCGAGCAGCTACGCTCATCCAACGACCAGACGAAGGTCCACGTGGTGATGTAG
- a CDS encoding sulfotransferase gives MPYAREYALHNAAGGGEVMTDPATAPRAFRHALDQLHAAAAGKVGYDDFGSDDYREGLDVLLQSMDYDPSFSEQGRAMAWAALIEALGSRAVAHQSMAQNPRFKDVRIVKPIVITGVPRTGTTALHKLLAVDPRFQGLEKWLLTAPMPRPPRESWPSHQLFQAEVASLAARWGPQQRAAHNIVADEVDECIFLQRQSFVSNFWNGGWSAATYDAWWQAQDERNSARYVRKCIQLIGSNDPERRWLLKNPSHILHLDRVFEMFPDACIIQTHRDPAKAIPSLCALLMHSHAVMELGRTAQRARNMCEREVAKWAKGVREAEGVRARHPTQVLDVMHSDFHSNPIATVQKIYAFVGLEFTPEVEARMAKRIEASPENSHGAHRYDVRDFGLTEGAIRDRFGDYVERYDLALRSAA, from the coding sequence ATGCCCTACGCGCGCGAGTACGCGCTGCACAACGCCGCCGGAGGTGGTGAGGTCATGACCGATCCAGCAACAGCGCCGCGAGCCTTCAGGCATGCGCTCGATCAACTACACGCTGCCGCCGCCGGGAAAGTGGGTTATGACGATTTCGGTAGCGACGACTACCGCGAAGGCTTGGACGTGCTTTTGCAGTCAATGGATTACGACCCAAGCTTCTCTGAGCAGGGTCGCGCGATGGCTTGGGCGGCGTTGATCGAGGCCCTTGGCAGCCGGGCCGTGGCGCATCAGTCGATGGCGCAAAATCCGCGCTTCAAGGACGTTAGGATCGTAAAGCCAATCGTCATCACCGGCGTGCCTCGGACAGGGACCACGGCGCTGCACAAACTGCTGGCCGTCGATCCGCGGTTCCAGGGACTGGAGAAATGGCTGCTGACCGCGCCGATGCCGCGGCCGCCGCGAGAAAGCTGGCCCTCCCATCAGTTGTTCCAGGCCGAAGTCGCGTCGCTTGCTGCGCGCTGGGGCCCCCAGCAGCGCGCTGCCCACAATATTGTCGCCGACGAGGTGGACGAGTGCATCTTCTTACAACGTCAGAGCTTTGTATCGAACTTTTGGAACGGCGGATGGTCGGCTGCGACTTATGATGCGTGGTGGCAGGCACAGGATGAGCGCAACTCGGCCCGCTACGTGCGCAAGTGCATTCAGCTGATCGGTAGCAATGACCCCGAACGGCGATGGCTGCTGAAGAACCCATCGCATATCCTGCATCTCGATCGGGTCTTCGAAATGTTTCCCGACGCCTGCATAATCCAGACGCACCGCGATCCGGCGAAGGCCATTCCGTCACTTTGTGCGCTGCTTATGCACAGTCATGCCGTAATGGAACTTGGGCGAACCGCGCAACGTGCGCGGAACATGTGCGAACGCGAGGTCGCAAAATGGGCCAAGGGCGTTCGCGAGGCGGAGGGCGTGCGAGCCAGGCATCCCACTCAAGTACTCGATGTCATGCATTCCGACTTCCACTCAAATCCGATCGCCACGGTTCAAAAGATCTATGCTTTCGTGGGGCTCGAATTCACCCCCGAAGTCGAGGCCAGGATGGCCAAGCGCATAGAGGCGTCGCCTGAAAATAGTCACGGCGCCCATCGCTACGACGTGCGCGACTTCGGCCTGACTGAAGGAGCCATACGCGATCGGTTTGGCGATTACGTCGAGCGCTATGATCTCGCTCTGAGATCGGCAGCGTGA
- a CDS encoding VOC family protein, protein MTKIVNRPKTNGSPRNGLLCGEHVQIAYVTNDLDRACAIFCDRYGVKEFANLDADLPAGGNMRVKLAWSGGTMLELIEASGPGTAFYTDRLPVDQFSIQFHHVAYILDGLTAWNELEDRIAAEERSVPLRGDTPGYMRFCYVYAEELGHYLEYFLLDAEGIAFFESIPGS, encoded by the coding sequence GTGACGAAAATCGTAAATCGTCCCAAAACGAATGGCAGTCCCCGCAATGGCTTGCTGTGCGGTGAGCATGTTCAAATCGCCTATGTGACAAACGATCTCGATCGTGCCTGCGCGATCTTCTGCGATCGCTACGGGGTGAAGGAGTTTGCAAACCTAGACGCAGATCTTCCCGCAGGCGGAAATATGCGGGTGAAGCTTGCCTGGTCTGGCGGCACGATGTTGGAGCTTATCGAGGCCAGCGGACCCGGCACCGCATTTTATACTGATCGATTACCGGTCGATCAGTTTTCCATCCAATTTCATCATGTGGCCTACATTCTCGACGGACTTACGGCGTGGAATGAGTTGGAGGATCGAATTGCGGCAGAAGAGAGATCGGTTCCACTTCGCGGCGATACACCGGGATATATGAGGTTCTGCTATGTTTACGCCGAGGAACTGGGTCACTACTTGGAGTATTTTCTTCTTGATGCAGAAGGAATTGCCTTTTTCGAAAGCATCCCGGGGTCTTGA
- a CDS encoding TetR/AcrR family transcriptional regulator, with amino-acid sequence MRDEMRKRKYRSTEEIVTRIREAALVEFKANGFERSTTSSIAKRAGVTEPQIFRHFGSKAKLFRSAIFETLSEQLDEISKEFHWEETGLMDARRKTGSLRHTERLQAFLLDNSDLIKSLFIANAYGAFDAPQVGVDDSLANYFQLGTSIMERQSPASDGVPPRIMVRVSFGAILGCVLFRDWLFPPGVASEEEIMHGISQFVFAGLDASHPERSST; translated from the coding sequence GTGCGAGACGAGATGAGGAAAAGAAAGTATCGCTCCACTGAGGAAATTGTTACCCGAATACGGGAGGCAGCCTTAGTAGAATTCAAGGCAAATGGTTTCGAACGGTCGACGACATCGAGTATAGCCAAGCGAGCGGGCGTTACCGAGCCTCAGATATTTCGGCATTTCGGATCCAAGGCGAAGTTATTTCGCAGTGCAATCTTTGAAACACTGAGCGAACAGCTTGATGAGATTTCGAAAGAGTTTCATTGGGAGGAGACGGGTCTGATGGATGCCCGTCGAAAGACTGGCTCTTTGCGACATACGGAGAGGTTGCAGGCGTTCTTGCTAGACAATTCCGATCTGATAAAATCCTTATTCATCGCGAATGCCTACGGCGCATTTGATGCGCCGCAGGTCGGTGTCGATGACAGTTTGGCAAATTACTTTCAGCTTGGAACCTCGATAATGGAGCGGCAGTCTCCCGCCTCCGACGGTGTCCCACCGCGGATCATGGTTCGCGTTTCATTTGGCGCGATTCTAGGCTGTGTGTTGTTCCGGGACTGGCTTTTCCCGCCAGGTGTGGCGAGCGAAGAGGAAATTATGCACGGTATCTCGCAGTTTGTATTTGCCGGTCTTGACGCGAGTCATCCGGAGCGGAGCTCCACATAG
- a CDS encoding sulfotransferase: MIDISKLIRTATEDTGLSNFGEDTWQEGLEVLAKSVKEEADLNAAGQASFERTVVSLLSRRLEVEDWHVRYPEIDEESLEAPLIVLGLPRTGSTALHNLLAQDPKVRVLRNWESTFPCPPPETATQFSDPRIALVERQLALGDKAMPRMKQMLPMTATSPIEDQFIMGHDFKSQVFMPMFHVPSYVKWFDDEADLVPTFRYVKRVLKLLQWRCPPKKWRLKNPSYSQCIDALDQVFPGAQYCMTHRPVEEVIPSMADLYLEIASVNTDSVDPLWLGEVAANNCENGMRRMLSFREAGNEHRFFDIHFKALQTEPIQVIENLYVFLGEKFTADAGAAMLSWREETPRDKHGRHEYSAADFGLDRDTLRERFRFYSEKLGSSIV; encoded by the coding sequence ATGATCGACATCTCCAAACTAATTCGAACCGCTACTGAGGACACGGGCTTGTCGAATTTCGGCGAGGACACGTGGCAGGAAGGGCTGGAGGTCCTGGCAAAATCCGTCAAGGAGGAAGCCGATCTCAACGCTGCAGGGCAGGCTTCATTTGAAAGGACGGTCGTCTCGCTTCTAAGCCGGAGACTTGAAGTCGAAGATTGGCACGTGCGTTATCCCGAAATCGATGAGGAAAGCCTCGAGGCGCCGCTGATCGTGCTTGGACTCCCCCGCACCGGCTCAACTGCCCTGCATAACCTACTCGCGCAAGACCCCAAGGTCCGGGTGCTGCGCAACTGGGAATCAACGTTCCCTTGCCCGCCGCCGGAAACGGCAACTCAGTTCAGCGATCCACGCATCGCGCTTGTCGAGCGTCAGTTAGCGCTCGGCGATAAGGCCATGCCGCGGATGAAGCAAATGCTACCGATGACGGCAACGTCACCGATCGAAGACCAGTTCATCATGGGCCACGATTTCAAGTCCCAGGTCTTCATGCCGATGTTTCACGTCCCTTCCTACGTGAAATGGTTCGATGATGAAGCCGACCTGGTTCCAACGTTTCGCTACGTAAAACGCGTTTTAAAGCTACTGCAATGGAGGTGTCCGCCAAAGAAATGGCGACTGAAAAATCCAAGCTACTCGCAGTGCATAGACGCGCTGGATCAGGTCTTTCCTGGCGCGCAATATTGCATGACGCATCGTCCAGTAGAGGAGGTAATTCCATCGATGGCGGATCTCTATCTTGAGATCGCCAGCGTGAACACCGACTCTGTTGACCCCCTTTGGCTCGGTGAGGTTGCTGCAAATAATTGCGAAAATGGTATGCGCCGGATGCTTTCATTTCGAGAGGCGGGCAATGAGCATCGCTTCTTCGATATTCATTTCAAAGCCTTGCAGACCGAACCCATTCAGGTGATCGAAAATCTCTATGTCTTCCTCGGAGAAAAGTTCACAGCCGATGCTGGAGCAGCGATGCTATCTTGGCGTGAGGAGACGCCCCGTGACAAACATGGTCGTCATGAGTACAGTGCCGCGGATTTCGGATTGGACCGGGATACTTTACGCGAGAGATTCAGATTCTACTCAGAAAAATTGGGTTCGTCCATTGTTTGA